A genome region from Aggregicoccus sp. 17bor-14 includes the following:
- a CDS encoding KamA family radical SAM protein: MHTPPTRAKPETGPAQQPFSYPLKREFVEPDWTRLPGYRGVTAAEWESSVWQRKHTVKNLKELKAVFGELIPDDLMFSIERDQRERATMSLLIPPQMLNTMDEKDLWNDPVRLYMIPAYGDRRTDWPNHPRASRDSLHEQDMWVVEGLTHRYPTKVLAEMLPTCPQYCGHCTRMDLVGNDVPQVAKHKFTVSQKDRYEQMLEYLRRTPSVRDVVVSGGDIANLPIQALEPFVSALMDIPNIRDIRLASKGLMAIPQHFLQDSVSQGLERLAKKANERGVDLALHTHVNNARQITPLVGKAVRRLLDMGIRDVRNQGVLLRGVNDTPKDLLDLCFTLLDHAKIMPYYFYMCDMIPNSEHWRVSVARAQELQHDIMGYMPGFATPRIVCDVPFVGKRWVHQVAEYDREKGISYWTKNYRTGIEANDPEALTRKYEYFDPIDSLPPSGQAWWRSQAQAA; encoded by the coding sequence ATGCACACACCTCCCACCCGAGCGAAGCCCGAGACCGGACCGGCGCAGCAGCCGTTCAGCTACCCCCTGAAGCGCGAGTTCGTCGAGCCGGACTGGACGCGACTGCCCGGGTATCGCGGTGTGACGGCGGCCGAGTGGGAGAGCTCCGTGTGGCAGCGCAAGCACACGGTGAAGAACCTCAAGGAGCTGAAGGCGGTCTTCGGCGAGCTCATCCCCGATGATCTCATGTTCAGCATCGAGCGGGATCAGCGGGAGCGGGCGACCATGTCGCTGCTCATCCCCCCGCAGATGCTCAACACGATGGACGAGAAGGACCTGTGGAACGACCCGGTCCGCCTCTACATGATCCCGGCCTACGGCGACCGCCGCACGGACTGGCCCAACCACCCGCGCGCGAGCCGCGACAGCCTCCACGAGCAGGACATGTGGGTGGTGGAGGGGCTCACCCACCGCTACCCGACGAAGGTCCTGGCGGAGATGCTGCCGACCTGTCCCCAGTATTGCGGCCACTGCACCCGCATGGACCTGGTGGGCAACGACGTCCCGCAGGTGGCGAAGCACAAGTTCACCGTGAGCCAGAAGGACCGCTACGAGCAGATGCTCGAGTACCTGCGCCGCACGCCCAGCGTGCGCGACGTGGTGGTCAGCGGCGGCGACATCGCCAACCTGCCCATCCAGGCGCTCGAGCCCTTCGTGAGCGCGCTGATGGACATCCCGAACATCCGCGACATCCGCCTCGCCTCGAAGGGGCTGATGGCGATCCCGCAGCACTTCCTGCAGGACAGCGTGTCACAGGGGCTGGAGCGCCTGGCGAAGAAGGCCAACGAGCGGGGCGTGGACCTCGCGCTGCACACGCACGTGAACAACGCACGGCAGATCACCCCGCTGGTGGGCAAGGCCGTGCGCCGCCTGCTGGACATGGGCATCCGCGACGTGCGCAACCAGGGCGTGCTCCTGCGCGGCGTGAACGACACGCCCAAGGATCTCCTGGACCTGTGCTTCACGCTGCTCGACCACGCGAAGATCATGCCGTACTACTTCTACATGTGCGACATGATCCCCAACTCCGAGCACTGGCGTGTCTCGGTGGCGCGTGCGCAGGAGCTGCAGCACGACATCATGGGGTACATGCCGGGCTTCGCGACGCCGCGCATCGTGTGTGACGTGCCCTTCGTGGGCAAGCGCTGGGTGCACCAGGTGGCCGAGTACGACCGCGAGAAGGGCATCTCGTACTGGACCAAGAACTACCGCACGGGCATCGAGGCGAACGACCCCGAGGCCCTGACGCGCAAGTACGAGTACTTCGATCCGATCGACTCGCTGCCTCCCTCTGGTCAGGCGTGGTGGCGGAGCCAGGCCCAGGCGGCGTGA
- a CDS encoding serine/threonine-protein kinase, with translation MKKPTFLGKYLLLERINVGGMAEIFIAKEFGIEGVERILAIKKILPTMAEDQEFITMFIDEARISLQLNHANIVHIHELGKYEDNYFIAMEYVSGRDVRTLIERFRKRRTTMPTAQAVFVASKICEGLDYAHRRKDSRGRDLQIIHRDVSPQNMLISYEGEVKIIDFGIAKAANRSQKTQAGILKGKFGYMSPEQVRGQPIDRRSDVFAVGVILFEMLTGEKLFVGESDFSTLEKVRNAEVPLPTRLNPQIPADLERVLLKALARDPNERYQWASELQEDLLRFLRTGDSVYSSKTLAGFMKESFADDLQREADRMERYSSITGPDDVQRSVSAAQTEREATPSKRQSLPEPASGELGVPDTSSEAGDSSADKTQIFDPTASEAVPEPSPDASPGPVSVFVENQDADLGAASGTSEPRVAESAPGGGEAGESAELAEAVGRPRQQVVLGAPGASAPAETVIGRAPSRRSPDAGATRRRARSEEPAAPATEAAPVAEATAEVDASATQNPVPAADAAAPTARPEPAPRSPPRRTPAFSLRSLSRKQVALGVGAVLLVVAAALPLFVGGRETGDVLVLVRPATGAQVQIDGRTVTPNAVAQLPLGRHRVVASAPGFERLERELLVADAATPPVLELNLVPTPQVQPPETPAATVAERAAPAAPRAEAATGGKPAAAASTADRAPAAAVHPAGPSTAKPVLSAPSTFVAIFVGEPGAEVQVDGKPVGKTPEARLANLAVGRRYAFTVTRAGFKPFHGQFQSEGAPQVKVAFALERELPTEAKRPAAAEPRPVVAAARAPVTAKGRFACSTQPAGAQVWVDGRNTGRQTPVALGNPLMLPVGAHRVVFKLNGKQSQPAQVTITADEVAKLVNVPMD, from the coding sequence ATGAAGAAGCCGACCTTCCTTGGGAAGTACCTCCTCCTCGAGCGCATCAACGTCGGGGGAATGGCCGAGATCTTCATCGCCAAGGAGTTCGGCATCGAGGGTGTCGAGCGGATCCTGGCCATCAAGAAGATCCTGCCGACCATGGCGGAGGACCAGGAGTTCATCACGATGTTCATCGACGAAGCGCGGATCAGCCTCCAGCTGAACCACGCGAACATCGTGCACATCCACGAGCTCGGGAAGTACGAGGACAACTACTTCATCGCCATGGAGTACGTCTCCGGGCGTGACGTGCGCACGTTGATCGAGCGCTTCCGCAAGCGGCGAACCACGATGCCCACCGCGCAGGCGGTCTTCGTCGCGTCGAAGATCTGCGAGGGGCTCGACTACGCGCACCGCCGCAAGGATTCGCGTGGGCGCGACCTGCAGATCATCCACCGCGACGTCTCTCCGCAGAACATGCTCATCTCGTACGAAGGCGAGGTGAAGATCATCGACTTCGGGATCGCGAAGGCCGCGAACCGCTCTCAGAAGACCCAGGCCGGCATCCTCAAGGGGAAGTTCGGCTACATGAGCCCCGAGCAGGTGCGGGGACAGCCCATCGACCGGCGCAGCGACGTCTTCGCCGTCGGCGTCATCCTCTTCGAGATGCTCACCGGCGAGAAGCTCTTCGTCGGCGAGTCCGACTTCTCCACGCTCGAGAAGGTGCGCAACGCGGAGGTCCCGCTTCCCACCCGCCTCAATCCGCAGATTCCCGCGGACCTGGAGCGCGTGCTGCTCAAGGCGCTGGCCCGCGATCCGAACGAGCGCTACCAGTGGGCGAGCGAGCTCCAGGAGGACCTCCTGAGGTTCCTCCGCACGGGAGACTCCGTCTACTCGTCGAAGACGCTCGCCGGGTTCATGAAGGAGTCGTTCGCCGACGACCTGCAGCGCGAGGCGGACCGGATGGAGCGCTACTCCTCGATCACGGGTCCGGATGACGTTCAGCGCTCCGTCAGCGCTGCGCAAACCGAGCGTGAGGCGACACCCTCGAAGCGACAGTCGCTCCCGGAACCGGCCTCGGGAGAGCTGGGCGTCCCCGACACGTCGTCGGAGGCGGGCGACTCGTCCGCCGACAAGACCCAGATCTTCGACCCGACCGCGTCGGAGGCTGTGCCGGAGCCTTCCCCGGATGCCTCTCCGGGTCCCGTCTCCGTCTTCGTGGAGAACCAGGACGCTGACCTCGGCGCGGCGAGCGGTACTTCCGAGCCCCGCGTTGCCGAGAGCGCGCCGGGAGGAGGGGAGGCCGGCGAGTCCGCGGAACTGGCCGAGGCCGTTGGCCGCCCGCGGCAACAGGTGGTGCTCGGGGCTCCGGGGGCATCGGCTCCCGCCGAGACCGTGATCGGTCGCGCGCCGAGCCGTCGCTCGCCGGACGCCGGCGCCACACGCCGGCGCGCGCGCTCCGAAGAGCCCGCTGCGCCTGCCACCGAGGCGGCTCCCGTCGCCGAGGCGACCGCGGAGGTCGATGCCTCGGCGACCCAGAACCCGGTTCCCGCGGCCGATGCGGCTGCGCCCACCGCGCGTCCGGAGCCGGCGCCCCGTTCGCCGCCCCGGCGTACGCCCGCATTCTCGCTGCGCTCGCTCAGCCGCAAGCAGGTGGCCCTGGGAGTCGGCGCCGTCCTGCTGGTCGTGGCCGCGGCGCTGCCGCTCTTCGTGGGTGGGCGGGAGACGGGGGACGTTCTCGTCCTCGTGCGCCCCGCGACCGGTGCGCAGGTCCAGATCGACGGCCGCACCGTCACGCCCAACGCCGTCGCTCAGCTGCCGCTCGGGCGCCACCGGGTGGTGGCGAGTGCGCCCGGGTTCGAGCGGCTCGAGCGGGAGCTCCTCGTCGCAGACGCAGCGACGCCTCCGGTGCTCGAGCTCAACCTGGTCCCCACCCCTCAGGTGCAGCCGCCCGAGACCCCTGCGGCGACGGTCGCCGAGCGCGCGGCGCCCGCCGCGCCTCGTGCTGAGGCGGCGACCGGCGGCAAGCCTGCGGCGGCGGCCTCCACAGCGGACCGCGCGCCTGCCGCTGCCGTCCACCCCGCGGGGCCTTCCACTGCGAAGCCGGTCCTCTCGGCCCCGAGCACCTTCGTCGCGATCTTCGTCGGCGAGCCGGGTGCCGAGGTCCAGGTCGACGGCAAGCCGGTGGGCAAGACTCCCGAAGCCCGGCTGGCGAACCTCGCGGTGGGGCGCCGCTATGCGTTCACCGTGACGCGGGCGGGCTTCAAGCCCTTCCACGGTCAGTTCCAGTCCGAGGGCGCTCCCCAGGTGAAGGTGGCCTTTGCGCTGGAGCGGGAGCTGCCCACGGAGGCCAAGCGGCCGGCCGCGGCGGAGCCGCGTCCCGTGGTGGCGGCCGCGCGCGCACCCGTCACCGCCAAGGGTCGCTTTGCCTGCAGCACCCAGCCGGCCGGTGCGCAGGTCTGGGTGGATGGGCGCAACACGGGGCGGCAGACGCCGGTCGCGCTGGGCAACCCCCTGATGCTGCCCGTCGGGGCGCACCGGGTGGTCTTCAAGCTCAACGGGAAGCAGTCCCAGCCCGCGCAGGTGACCATCACGGCGGACGAGGTGGCCAAGCTCGTCAACGTGCCGATGGATTGA